In the genome of Shewanella denitrificans OS217, the window AGCAAACAACTTGAAGTCACAGCTCTTATTCGTGAACGTATTGAAAATCGCTTAGAAAAATTATCCCGGCATGATCTTCATCTCATCAATCCACATGTCATTATTACCCAAGAAAAACAGCTCTTTAAAATTGAAACTTCTGTTGGCTTACCCACAGGAGAGTTATTTGCTCAGGCGAAAAGTGAAAACCTTTACGCAGCTATTACGGCAATGGGACAAAAGCTGGAAAAACAGCTCAACCGCCTGACTCATAAACCCCAAGCTCAACGCCATGGTGACCTCAATATTGAGACCCAAGATGACTTTGAGTATGACTATAAGGAGGAAAACGCCGCTTGAAATGTGTAATGTCCAACCATAGCGCGCCTCTTGGGTGCGCTTTTCATTTATGCCAATCTTATTAATGAGTAGAATTCTATTGACACTCTAGGGCTAGCGTTTTAGTTTTAAGCTATGAAGACGACATCATTTTTTACTTTCTCACAGTTTTTTATTCGGCCTACCTAGGAGGCGGTTTTTCTGTGTGAAAGCAAAATGAAAATACCTAAGCCTCCCACTGGAGGCTTTTTTATTGCTAAGCGTTAATCCATTGATTCACTTTAAGCGGGATAAGTATTTATGAGCACACCACCGACACTCGATAGCACCAGAGAACAAATAACCGCACTGGATAATGAGCTGTTAACTTTGTTAGCTAAACGCAGAAACCTAAGCTTAGATGTCGCCCGCAGTAAAGAAGTCGATATACGCCCCATTAGAGATACCCAAAGGGAGAAAGAGCTGCTGGCAAGGCTAGTACAAAAAGGCAGGGAGCAAGGGCTAGATGCGCACTTTGTGGTGTCGCTTTACCAAAGCATCATAGAAGACTCAGTACTTAATCAACAGGCATTCCTCCACGGCCGCGCGAATCCAGATACTCAGAAACAACAATACGCCGTCGCTTATCTCGGCGCCAAGGGATCTTACTCTTACTTAGCAGCATCCCGATATTGCCAGCGCAGGCAAGTAAATATGCTGGATTTAGGTTGCCAGAGCTTCGATGACATTATTCAAGCGGTGGAATCAGGTCATGCCGATTATGGCTTCCTGCCCATTGAAAACACCTCTTCAGGCTCCATCAATGAAGTCTACGACGTCTTGCAACACACCAGTTTGTCTATTGTTGGCGAAACGACCATTGAAGTTGGCCACTGCTTACTCACCAAGGCTGATGCTGCACTTAACGAGATAAAAACCGTTTATGCTCATCCTCAACCCATCAGCCAATGCAGTAAATATTTAAGCCAGCATCCAGAGTTTAAACTGGAATATTGTGCAAGCAGCGCCGAAGCAATGACCAAGGTAATTAACGCCAAAGATAATAGCGTTGCCGCCATAGGCAGTGCAGAAGGCGGCGCCCTGTATCAACTGCATCCACTGGTTAAAGGGCTCGCCAACCAAAAAATCAACCAAAGCCGTTTTATTATCGTCGCCCGTAAAGCCGTTGATGTGCCAACGCAATTGCCAGCCAAAACCACCTTGATTATGGCCACAGGACAACAACCTGGCGCCTTGGTAGAAGCCTTGCTCGCCTTAAGAAAGCATAATTTAAACATGTCTAAGCTCGAGTCCAGACCCATTCCAGGTACCCCCTGGGAAGAGATGTTTTACCTTGATGTTGATGCCAACATTGCCAACCCGCAAATGCAAGATGCACTATTGGAATTATCGCGCTTAACGCGTTTTATCAAAGTGCTAGGTTGCTATCCCAGCGAGACGGTCAAACCGACCCAATTAAGCCAAGAGCAGCTTATACTCGCCCCAGACAGCTCCCGTATAGCGGCCCCAATAGAGCCAGTGCTAGCCCTCAAGGCACAGCCCCATTCTCGTAGCCATAAATCTCAAGATAGCCAAGTAAATTGCAAAGGCGTGGTTATTGGTGCGAAACCTTTGATCTCATTTGCCAAGATGGATTTATCACCAGGCAGTGAACTGCGTCAAGTAAATGAGAGCACTACAAGTTTTGAGTACAACGACTTTGAACATAAGATTAAAGCCTTAAAGGAAGCCGGCTTTCAAGCCGTTATCCTTAACCCTAAGCTGCCACAGAGTAAACTCACTTACTATTGCCAAACCTTAAGCCAAGCCGGACTGATGAGTATTCTAACCGTGGAAGATGGAGATGATATTGATGTCTTAAGCCGCGCCTCTGACATATTACTGCTGAGCGGCTCACAAATGTACAATCAAACCTTGTTGGTGGAGCTTGGGACACTCACAAGCCCAGTGATCCTAGAGCGCCATCCCCTAGGGAGTATCAATGATTGGCTTCACGCCGCAGATTGCGTGTTAAGTACTGGCAACAAACAACTCATACTCTGTGATTCTGGGATAAGCAATCCGGCTCAGCCAGAGCGCCTCGCGCTAGATCTGGCGGCCTTAGTCGAAGTCAAGGGCCGCAGCCACTTGCCTGTGATCATCAATCCCAGCCAAAGTGTTGACTCAGTCATGCTTGCTAGCCAAGCACAAGCGGTAAAACAGCTGCAAGGCGATGGCATAGTATTGCCGTTTAAGGATATTCAAAGTTTGGAGCATTACAAAACCTGGATGCATAATCTCTATAGCTAGGGCTAATAGCTTAGCCCGCAAAAAATACAGAAACGCCAAAATGAATAAAGCCGAACTAAGTTCGGCTTTTTTGTCTGAGTTGAAGGATAAAGCAGTCAATTGCTTAAGGCGCTATTCCATCATGTAAACTTAACCAACCTTTGAAGATACGATAACAGAACCAGCTTATCGCTACCGTGTAGCATACTAGGCTCATCCACAGCTGCGGCGCAACATAACCCAGCACAAGCAAAGGCAGCACTCCAATGATGCTGTGTCTTTGCCAGTTTAAATGTGCGGCGAGCAGCGAGGCTTGTGGCACTTGCTTTTGGCTCACATTAAGCCAAAAACTCAGCATCACAGGCATAAAAAACAAGGGAAATGCACTCATTAACCCATAAAGGAAGTGCGCAAGGGTAACATCCTCTGTCAAATACACGTCAGCGTTACTTGCAGACATAAGACCCCCTAATCGATTGAACCACTAAATTCACTAACGTATTTATTGCTTGATAATTTAACCATAAGCCGCGAAAGCCAATAACGCAATGAGGGGGTTTAATTTATCCTCAATGGCTATTCCCTTGGTTTCATATCATTGACAGACTCTAACATCATGCCACTCTCTCGAGCAAATGCGGGGGCATAATCCCCAAACCAAGTGGACACCTGACTAAACTGCCGAATAAATTCATCTCTATCTCCGCGCTTTAAGGTCTCCAATGCATGTTGATAATGCTGCAGATAATCACTCATCAGCTGAACATTTCCAGGTTGCGCTAATATTATATCGGCGTATAACTCAGGGGCTTGAGCGAATAAACGTCCCACCATAGCAAGCTCGAGTCGATAAATCGGTGAGCTAAAACGCAGTAAGTTGGCGATATCGGCGTTATTCTTGAATAGATTCAATCCGTAAACAAAACTTGAGAAATGCCGCATTGCTTGAACGAGTTGCATGGCTTCATCATGATTTTTTGCATCGGTAATTTCAATCCGCGCCCCCCAGATAGCGATTTGATCTAAAAACCATTGATATTTATCCTGTTGGCGCCCGTGGCAGACAACCACGACCTGTTTAGCAAAGCTGCCGACATCGGGGCCAAACATGGGGTGTAGCCCAAGAACAGGTCCACTATGAGCATCTAGCATAGCTCGCAGTGGCTCTGCCTTAACTGATGTCAGATCTGTAAGTATACAATCTGCTGGCAGCTGGCTTAATTCACGACGAATAAGCGCACAAGTCAGGCTAATGGGCACTGAGACTATCACCATAGCCGCACCACTAAACAGTGCCTTCGCTTGTTGCCAGTCGTCTTTATCTAAGCTTTTAACTTGATAACCGGACAAGCTCAGCATTTGACTAAAAAGCGCACCTAACTTACCGGCCCCTCCCACGATGACAATATGGCCGCTGTCAGGTTTAACTTGCTTAAAACCCACCTCTTTTTCATTCAAATAAGACTCACGCATCAAACGGCGCAACACATCTTCGATGAGTTGCGGCGATATCCCAAGCTTTGCGGCTTCATCACGGCGTTTAGCAAGCATTGAAGCTTCACGATGCGGCGCATAGATAGGCACGCCAGCACCATGTTTCACCACCCCCACTTGGGCGACTAAATCTAATCGCTTACGCAGCAATAACAGTAACTGCTGATCCACGCCATCGATAAGATCCCTTAAGTGCTCAAGTTCTGCTGTGGTTTTCTCATTCATTGGTTGATCCATTTAGCTATTTACCGCCTGTTTAATAGTAAAACGGCTTGGCAGGACCGCAGATAACTCATGCGCCCCTTGGCGCAAAATCACCTCTGTAGTTTGCCAATCGATACAAGCATCTGTTACCGATACACCGTACTTAAGCTCGGCTAATGGCTTGTCACTACTTTGATTGCCTTGCTGTAAATTACTCTCCAACATCACGCCGATAATTGATTGATTACCGTCGCTAATTTGTTCAAACACATTCGCGCACACAGCTTGTTGCCTTAAATGATCT includes:
- the hpf gene encoding ribosome hibernation-promoting factor, HPF/YfiA family, coding for MLKITSKQLEVTALIRERIENRLEKLSRHDLHLINPHVIITQEKQLFKIETSVGLPTGELFAQAKSENLYAAITAMGQKLEKQLNRLTHKPQAQRHGDLNIETQDDFEYDYKEENAA
- a CDS encoding chorismate mutase, yielding MSTPPTLDSTREQITALDNELLTLLAKRRNLSLDVARSKEVDIRPIRDTQREKELLARLVQKGREQGLDAHFVVSLYQSIIEDSVLNQQAFLHGRANPDTQKQQYAVAYLGAKGSYSYLAASRYCQRRQVNMLDLGCQSFDDIIQAVESGHADYGFLPIENTSSGSINEVYDVLQHTSLSIVGETTIEVGHCLLTKADAALNEIKTVYAHPQPISQCSKYLSQHPEFKLEYCASSAEAMTKVINAKDNSVAAIGSAEGGALYQLHPLVKGLANQKINQSRFIIVARKAVDVPTQLPAKTTLIMATGQQPGALVEALLALRKHNLNMSKLESRPIPGTPWEEMFYLDVDANIANPQMQDALLELSRLTRFIKVLGCYPSETVKPTQLSQEQLILAPDSSRIAAPIEPVLALKAQPHSRSHKSQDSQVNCKGVVIGAKPLISFAKMDLSPGSELRQVNESTTSFEYNDFEHKIKALKEAGFQAVILNPKLPQSKLTYYCQTLSQAGLMSILTVEDGDDIDVLSRASDILLLSGSQMYNQTLLVELGTLTSPVILERHPLGSINDWLHAADCVLSTGNKQLILCDSGISNPAQPERLALDLAALVEVKGRSHLPVIINPSQSVDSVMLASQAQAVKQLQGDGIVLPFKDIQSLEHYKTWMHNLYS
- the tyrA gene encoding bifunctional chorismate mutase/prephenate dehydrogenase, with protein sequence MNEKTTAELEHLRDLIDGVDQQLLLLLRKRLDLVAQVGVVKHGAGVPIYAPHREASMLAKRRDEAAKLGISPQLIEDVLRRLMRESYLNEKEVGFKQVKPDSGHIVIVGGAGKLGALFSQMLSLSGYQVKSLDKDDWQQAKALFSGAAMVIVSVPISLTCALIRRELSQLPADCILTDLTSVKAEPLRAMLDAHSGPVLGLHPMFGPDVGSFAKQVVVVCHGRQQDKYQWFLDQIAIWGARIEITDAKNHDEAMQLVQAMRHFSSFVYGLNLFKNNADIANLLRFSSPIYRLELAMVGRLFAQAPELYADIILAQPGNVQLMSDYLQHYQHALETLKRGDRDEFIRQFSQVSTWFGDYAPAFARESGMMLESVNDMKPRE